A section of the Rhizobium sp. Pop5 genome encodes:
- a CDS encoding DUF1993 family protein: MSISMYRLTVPMFQRGFASLKTYLDKAEAYAREKNFDPVILLSSRLAPDMLSLSGQYQRASDSSKFALARLTATEAPKFEDNEKTFDELRERLAKTEAYLAGFSAEALEGTESRQITMPGKSGIVLPGDEYVATFALPNFYFHVATAHAILRNQGVPIGKRDYLG, from the coding sequence ATGTCCATTTCGATGTATCGCCTTACCGTTCCAATGTTCCAGCGCGGCTTTGCCAGCCTGAAAACCTATCTCGACAAGGCCGAAGCCTATGCTAGGGAAAAGAACTTCGATCCCGTCATATTGCTCTCCTCCCGCCTTGCGCCTGATATGCTGTCGCTTTCCGGCCAGTATCAGCGCGCCAGCGACAGCTCCAAATTTGCGCTCGCCCGCCTGACCGCGACCGAAGCCCCAAAATTCGAGGACAACGAGAAGACTTTCGATGAACTGCGCGAGCGCCTGGCAAAGACCGAAGCCTATCTCGCCGGCTTCTCCGCTGAGGCGCTGGAAGGCACGGAAAGCCGCCAGATCACCATGCCGGGCAAGAGCGGCATTGTGCTGCCGGGCGACGAATATGTCGCCACCTTCGCCCTGCCGAACTTTTATTTCCATGTCGCAACGGCCCATGCCATCCTGCGCAACCAGGGTGTGCCGATCGGCAAGCGCGATTATCTCGGCTAA